The Sphingomonas sp. IW22 sequence GCGCAAAAGGTGCGACCAAGGCGACCCTTGGAGAACGCGACCTGGCCTTCGGTCAGCGCGAACAGCGTGTGATCCTTGCCGATGCCGACATTCGGGCCCGGATAATATTTCGTACCGCGCTGGCGAATGATGATGTTGCCCGGAATGACATGCTCGCCACCGAACTTCTTCACGCCAAGGCGCTTGCTTTCCGAATCGCGACCGTTGCGCGACGAGCCGCCAGCTTTCTTATGTGCCATTGCCTATACTCCTCGTGGCTCGCGATCAGGCTGCGTCGCCGATCGACACGATCTTCAGGATCGTGTGATTCTGGCGGTGGCCGTTCTTGCGGCGATAGTTGTGACGGCGACGCTTCTTGAAAACGATCACCTTTTCGCCCTTTGCCTGGGCGATGATCTCGGCGGCCACGGTCAGGCCAGCGGCCGACTTGAGGTCGCTGCCTTCGCCGGCGAGCAGAACGTCGTCCAGCGTGACCGAATCACCGGCCTCGCCGCCGATCTTCTCGACGACGATCTTGTCTCCTGCGGCAACGCGATACTGCTTGCCGCCCGTGCGCACGACTGCGAACATGGCCTAAAATCTCTTTCAGCAATACGATGTCCCGCACTGACCCAGGGGCCATGCGAGAGTGAAGGCGTCCGCTATGCCACGAACGCGATTCTGTCAACCAAGGATGGCGAATTCGTTACGTATTAATGGCGGTG is a genomic window containing:
- the rpmA gene encoding 50S ribosomal protein L27; amino-acid sequence: MAHKKAGGSSRNGRDSESKRLGVKKFGGEHVIPGNIIIRQRGTKYYPGPNVGIGKDHTLFALTEGQVAFSKGRLGRTFCAVQPMAEAAE
- the rplU gene encoding 50S ribosomal protein L21 encodes the protein MFAVVRTGGKQYRVAAGDKIVVEKIGGEAGDSVTLDDVLLAGEGSDLKSAAGLTVAAEIIAQAKGEKVIVFKKRRRHNYRRKNGHRQNHTILKIVSIGDAA